From the Eschrichtius robustus isolate mEscRob2 chromosome 19, mEscRob2.pri, whole genome shotgun sequence genome, the window ACAGGGTTTGAGATGGGAAAGAGCATGTATTGATGGCACTTTTAAGTTGCTTTGCTGCAAGGAGACAGAAATGAGGCCAGAGCTGGAGGAGGAAGTGGGgtgaagggtttttgtttttttaaagatgggagggcttccctgctggcgcagtggttaagaatccgcctgccaatgcaggggatacgggttcgagccctggtccaggaagatcccacatgccgtgcagcagctaagcccgggtgccacaactactgagcctgtgctctagggcctgcgagccacaactactgagcccacgtgccacaactactgaagcccacgcgcctagagcccgtgctccactagagaaggcaccgcaatgagaggcccgcgcaccgctacaaagagtagcccccgcttgccacaactagagaaagctcgcacgcagcaatgaagacccaacgcagccaaaaaaaatttttttttaaagttataaagaTGGGAGACCTGGCTTGTGGGTACGCTGATGGGAACGGTCCAGGAGATGAGGAGAATCGCTGTAGGTGGGAAGTCAGAGTCTTTAGGCCCAGAAGTAGGCAGGCGGGAAGGGGTAgtgcagggtttctcagcctcagcaccacTGGCGTTTTGAACTGATTGCTCCTTGCTgtttgggggctgggggtggtgctGTCCTGTGCCTCGTAGGACGCcgagcagcgtccctggcctctgcccactagatgccagtggcaCCTGCTCCTCCAGTCGACAGCCAGATAACCAGAACAGTCTCCAGGCATTGCCACATGTCCGCTGGGGTGGAGGGCGTGGTGGTGGTGGTCCAGGGAGCTTCCATTGCCCCACTGAGAACCACCAGTGTGTAGCTGTTGGAAGATGGGAATGTTCTCTTCtggttgcttttattttctcagcGACAAGATCAATGGCAGGGTCACCTGCTAAGAGCAAGAGGGGATAGGAGAGAGATTTGAGGGGAAAAGAAACATGGCAAGTATCACCTGGTGGGGTGGGTGAATGGACCAGAGAAATGCAGCATGAGCAGTGCAGGGTGTTGGGGAGGGAGCTTTGAGATCCTTGGGCACGAATGCAAAAGGAGGCTGAGGCCAGGCACTTTCCAGTCACCAGCAGCATCTGTGCTGGATAAGGGGGGCAATGAGGGTGTGGATGAGGGGGCGGAGGATGCAGAGCCCACAGGATCAATGGGTGGTAGATATGGCTGAACCTAGGGATTCTGGGTTAGGGTCCCAAGAGGGAGAGGTGGAGCAGGATGGGTGGTGGTGGAGAGTGGATGCTCACAGAGGCTTTGTCTGTCGTGAAAGGGTTTGGGGTGTGGCAGTGGAAGCGGGTATTGAGGCAGGATGGGGATGAGGTCTTTAGAGGGACCAGAGGATCCAAAGCGCGGTGCTAGAGACCCCAGCCTTCTTCGAAGACACTGCCTGTCTTTAGAGGGACTGAGCATAGCCGGAAAGGCAGTACCTGGCCTCATAAAGGCCACGTCCAGCAGTCCAGCCTCCTGGAGGAGATGGCCGGcatggtggggggcggggcgaCCAGCTCCTCCCAGTTTGCCATACGTTTCCTTTTTAGCACCCAAAGCCTTCCGTCGTGGGCAGCCTCTCCGGCCAGAGCTGACCTGCACTACAGGAAGCCGTAATCCTAAGGGATGTGTCCCGTGCCTCTCACAGGGCCACCCCGTGGGTTTGGGGTTGAGATAACCCGGTGTGTGGGCGGAGGTGGGGGGAGCGCCCGCCCTCGCCTGACCCGGAATCCCTCCCCAGGTGTGATGGTCGGCTCCCACACGGACATGGCGCCGGCCTCTACCGCAGAGGGGGCCGGGGAGAAGCCGGGCCCCGCGGCTCCGGCCCCCACGGCCCAGTATGAGTGTGGGGAGTGCGGCAAGTCCTTCCGCTGGTCGTCCCGGCTCCTGCACCACCAGCGCACGCACACGGGCGAGCGTCCCTACAAGTGCCCCGACTGCCCCAAGGCCTTCAAGGGCTCCTCGGCCCTGCTTTACCACCAGCGGGGCCACACGGGCGAGCGGCCCTACCAGTGCCCCGACTGCCCCAAGGCCTTCAAGCGCTCGTCGCTGTTGCAGATCCACCGCAGCGTGCACACCGGCCTGCGGGCCTTCACCTGCGGCCAGTGCGGCCTGGCCTTCAAGTGGTCGTCCCACTACCAGTACCACCTGCGCCAGCACACGGGCGAGCGGCCCTACCCCTGCCCGGACTGCCCCAAGGCCTTCAAGAACTCGTCCAGCCTGCGGCGCCACCGGCACGTGCACACGGGCGAGCGGCCCTACACCTGCGGCGTGTGCGGCAAGAGCTTCACGCAGAGCACCAACCTGCGGCAGCACCAGCGCGTGCACACGGGCGAGCGGCCCTTCCGCTGCCCGCTCTGCCCCAAGACCTTCACGCACTCGTCCAACCTGCTGCTGCACCAGCGCACCCACGGCagcgccgccgcccccgccgcgggcgccgcccccgcccctccgCCGCGGGAGCCCGGCGGCAAGGTCTTGGTCTCGGAGGCCTACCTGCAGCGGCCCCTCCAAACCCCCAGCCCGCCGGCGCCCCCGCCGCCCGCGCCCCCGCCCGTGGTGCCCGAGCTCTTTCTGGCCGCGGCCGAGACCACGGTGGAGCTGGTGTACCGCTGCGACGGCTGCGAGCTAGGCTTCGGCAGCGAGGAGCTGCTCTTGGAGCACCAGCCTTGCCCCGGGCCGGAGGCGCCGCCCCCGCCCGCGGACGCGCCCTCGGAGCCGCGGAAGGCCGAccctcccccgccgccctccCTGTCCCCGCCGTCCCCCTTGCCGCAGCCCCctcccgccgccgctgcccctGGCTTCGCCTGCCTCCCCTGCGGGAAGTCCTTCCGGACAGTGGCCGGCCTCTCCCGCCACCAGCACAGCCACGGGGCGGCCGGCGGGCAGGCGTTCCGCTGCGGCAGCTGTGACGGCGCCTTCCCGCAGCTGGCCAGCCTCCTGGCGCACCAGCAGTGCCACGTGGAGGAGGCCGCGGCCGGGCGCCCGCCCCCCCAGGCCGAGGCTGCCGAGGTCACCTGTCCCCAGGAGCCgctcgcccccgcccccgcccccgccccgcccgctcCCGCGCCCGCCCCCGCTTCCGCGGAGCGACCCTACAAATGCGGCGAGTGTGGCAAGGCCTTCAAGGGCTCATCGGGGCTGCGCTACCACCTGCGGGACCACACGGGCGAGCGGCCCTACCAGTGCGGCGAGTGTGGCAAGGCCTTCAAGCGCTCGTCGCTGCTGGCCATCCACCAGCGCGTGCACACCGGCCTGCGGGCCTTCACCTGTGGCCAGTGCGGCCTTACCTTCAAGTGGTCGTCGCACTACCAGTACCACCTGCGGCTGCACTCGGGCGAGCGGCCCTACGCCTGCGGGGAGTGCGGCAAAGCCTTCCGCAACACGTCGTGCCTGCGGCGCCACCGGCACGTGCACACGGGCGAGCGGCCCCACTCCTGCGGCGTGTGCGGCAAGAGCTTCGCCCAGACCTCCAACTTGCGGCAGCACCAGCGCGTGCACACGGGCGAGCGGCCCTTCCGCTGCCCGCTCTGCCCCAAGACCTTCACGCACTCGTCCAACCTGCTGCTGCACCAGCGCACCCACTCGGCCGAGCGCCCCTTCGCCTGCCCCATCTGCGGCCGCAGCTTTGTCATGGCCGCCTACCTGCAGCGGCACCTGAGGACGCATGCCCCGGCCAACGCCACTTCTGGCCCCGCAGCCCCCGGCGccggcccccagccccctgccccactGGCTGCCGCCCCAGCCCCGTCCGCCACCCAAGATGTCCAcgtcctcccccacctccaagcCACGCTCTCCCTAGAGGTGGCAGGGGTCAcggcccaggccccgccccccagcccagcAGCCCCCAACTCCCAGACGTTTCTCCTGGTGCAGACTGCCCAGGGCCTCCAGCTGATCCCCAGCAGCGTCCAGCCCCCCAcacccccgccgccccccgctCCCCCCAAGCTCATCTTGCTGCCCTCCTCCAGTACTGGTGGTGGGGGCAGCGGTGCAAGGCAGGGCCCACGGGCAGTGGGGAAAGCTGGGCAGGGGGCTGGAGTAGTCTGGCTGCCAGGACCTGGGGGGCTAGGGGTGCAGGGAGGGAGCAACACCGGGGCCAGCGCGGGAGCGCAGAGCCTCATAGTTCTGCAGAATgtgggggctggggaggcagggcCGCAGGAAGTGAGCGGGGTCCAGCTCCAACCCCTTCGGCCAGCCCCGGAACTGACCACGGTCCAGCTCCAGCCGGCCCCGGAGGTGACCACGGTCCAGCTGCAGCCTGTAACGGGTCAGCTGTCCAATTCCAGTGGGGGAGCCGTCACCACTGAGGCGCCTAATCTGCTGGTGGTTCAGAGTGGGGCAGCGGAGGAGTTGCTGGCGGACCCCGGCCCGGGGGAGCCCGGTGACGGTGAGGCCAGCACTGGTGTGGTCCAGGATGTGCTCTTTGAGACGCTGCAGACGGAGGAGGGGCTGCAGAGTGTCCTGGTGCTGAGCGGGGCTGATGGGGAGCAGACCCAGCTGTGTGTGCAGGAGGTAGAGACCTTACCCTCGGGGCTGGCTGAGCCGCCAACCCCTGGCCCGCCGGGACAGAAACTGCTCATTATCCGCAGTGCCCCGGCCACCGAGCTGCTGGAGAGTGGCAGCGTTGGGGGAGGCGCCGCTGCGCTGCAGCTGCTGGCCCCACCACCACCTGGCTCAGGCTCTGCTCCCGCGGGCGTCCCTGCGGCTCCTGCCTCCCAGATGGTACAAGTGGTCCCTGCGGGAGCTGCACCTGGGGGCATGACCCCCCAGGGCCTACCCTCCATCCAGATCGTCCAGACTCTGCCCGCAGTCCAGCTGGTGCACACGTTTTGAGTAGAACCACTGGTTCCCCTTCCCGCCCCACACAGAGACCCCCGACTCACTGCCcgcctgggctgggctgagctggggggaggggaactgCAGGCTGGGCTTGCTAATAAAGACCAGAATCTCCTCTcctgtgcttttgttttatttgtggtTTGGGAGGTCACTGTCATGGCCATAGCCACCACTTGGGAACTTGGAGTCTCATCTCTTGCTTCCTGGTTCGCAGGTGACTTGCTTTGCGTCTTGGGGCCAGCCACGTCTCCTATGTGGGCTCtgtttatccttttttaaaaaagggatgcAACGGTCACTATACGGGGGAGGCGTTGGAATCTAGAATCCTGGTCTGCCACTTGTTCTCTGTAAGTCACCCCACCCCTCCTCTCACGGAAAAATGGGTGGGTGGGAATGCCCATCCCGAATGTCACTGAGAGCCGGGGTGGGTTggtttggggtggggcagtttgGGAGCCAGTGGGCTCAAGATGCTGACGCGGCCCCTCCCGCGAAGGCCCTGGAACCAAAGAGAATAGACCCACTGAGTtcgccgccccgcccccaccccctgcGCTCAGGTTGCTCAGGAACCAGGGGACTTCGGGAAGCAAACCTGCGTTCAGCGCGCGCCCGGTAAGTACCGCTcctcgcccccacccccaccccgccgggTCCCCCGCTCCcatcccctgccccttcccccgcCTGCGTCCTACAGGCCCCCTTTCTCTGTTGCTCCTCCCCTTGCAGGGTTGCCGCTCCCCGCCCTAGTCCATTCCCAGCCCACGCCCagactctccccccaccccctgccagaaGCTTGGCAACAGTTGCTAAGGCCGAGAGCGGGCACCGCCCCGCCCCCCAGTGCGCGAGTCTGACGTCACTTCCGCCGACGACCCCCTTCTCAACCCTGCTCCCCTCGCACCTTGTCAAAAGCGAAGCGACCCACAGAGGTGCTTGCAAGTCCTTGTTCCTGCGACAAGACGCCGTTCGGGGGCGGTTGGGGCAGAGAGGCTCTGggcactggggggtggggagcgcaGTCCATTCTCTGCCTGTGGGGGTAGTTTCGCTCACCCCCAGGGCCGCCCCGGAACCTGGAAGGGAGCCCGGTGTTGGCAGGTGTTGGCGTGCACCGGGCATTTAGGCGTAGATCGCTGGACACCACTGGGGGCCGGGGGGGCACCCCGAGAGACTTTAGAAAGGTCGATGGGTTGACGGGGAAGACTGTCCTGTCTCGGACCTCTCTTGGGACCTGACCTGGGACATACTGTTGCTTGATCCGCAGCTCTGGGGCGCTTTGGGGACGAGAGGTGCCCTCCTGACGCTGACCGGCTTGTTTTCGCCAGGTGCACGCCTGCTCCCTTGGGGGCGCGGGAGCCTGGGGGCTGCCATGGCCCCCAGCCACCTGTCGGTGCGGGAGATGAGGGAAGATGAGAAACCCTTAGTGCTGGAGATGCTGAAGGTGAGAGCGGGCAGGGGCGCCAGTGAgcctgggagggtggggtggagggtacCAGTGAGGGGGGGCCGGGACACCAGTGAACCTGGGAGGGGACGGGGACACCAGTGAgcctgggagggggcggggacagAATGAGGGGATACCAATGAGCCTGGGGGGGCGGGGACACCAGTGAGTCTGGGGGAGGGTACCAGTGGGAGGGGCCGGGACACCAGTGAgcctgggagggggcggggacagAATGAGGGGGCACCAATGaacctgggggtggggcggggacaCACCACGGAgcctgggagggggcagggctggcaTTTGGAGTGGCTTCAGTCACCTTCCTGAGCCAGCCGTGACCCCCGGCGAGCAGTCTTTTGCTCCTAAGAGGGCCCTTGGGCCCTCCTCTCTCTAGTTCTTTCTCCCTACCCTGGGGATCAAAAAGGGTTTTCACCGCTGTAGGGCTGTGGAGCTGACCACACACCAACTCCTTCCCTATCCTGCCCACTTCCAGTCTTCCCTACGCCCCAGCCTCCTGCTTTTCAAAGTAGAGCCCTTGGGCCTCAGCCTGGCACTCGAGGACCCCCCAGGCGCCCCTCCAGCTTTCTCTCTTGCTTGGGGCAGCTCCTCCATCCAGCCTTCCCTGGTGCCCGGCGCCTGCCTCTCCACTGAAGTGGGAGCCCTCGCAGTTCCTAATTCACCAGCTCACTCATTCAGAGCCCAGCGTGCCAGCCGTGTGGTCCCGGCCCCTCCGCCACAGGCCTCAGCTCACTGCCTTCCTTTCTCCTCCGGCAACCCCGGCCCCGGATCCCTCCCGGGCAGGGCCTGCCTCCTCCCCGCCCCGTTCCTGCTGCCCACGGGAGCCCCCCAACGCTGACTGCTCCTCCTGCCCGCAGGCTGGCGTGAAGGACACGGAGAACCGTGTGGCCCTCCACGCCCTGACGCGGCCACCGGCCCTGCTCCTCCTGGCGGCAGCCAGCAGCGGCCTGCGCTTCGTCCTGGCCTCTTTCGCCCTGGCCCTCCTCCTGCCCGTGTTCCTGGCCGTGGCGGCCATGAAGCTGGGCCTGCGGGCCCGGTGGGGCTCGCTGCCCCCGCCGGGCGGGCTGGGGGGGCCCTGGGTGGCAGTGCGGGGCTCGGGGGATGTGTGCGGGGTCCTGGCCCTGGCCCCAGGCTCCAGCGCTGGAGACGGGGCCCGGGTCACCCGCCTCTCTGTGTCTCGCTGGCACCGCCGCCGAGGCGTGGGCAGGCGGCTGCTGGCCTTTGCCGAATCCCGGGCTCGAGCCTGGGCGGGCGGCATGGGGGAGCCCCGGGCCCGGCTAGTGGTCCCGGTGGCCGTGGCAGCGTGGGGCGTGGCCGGGATGCTGGAGGGCTGTGGCTACCAGGCCGAGGGGAGCTGGGGCTGCATGGGCTACACGCTGGTGAGGGAGTTCAGCAAGGAACTATGACGCCAGACCCTGGAGGGAGGAAAACCAGCGcttagtgagcacctactgtgtgcagacaCTTTCACACCGTCCTTCCGTGAACCCCCAGCCCACCCAGGGCCCAGAAACAGGCCTGCAGAGGGCAAGAGACCCCACCACAGCCTGACGTGTGTCTGTAGTGTTTGAACTTCTCAGAGAAGTCGGCCCATCTAACCCCTGCCTCAGATTCTGTCTGCACTGAGAAGTCTccccatctgtctgtctgtctgtctgtctgtctgccaaGCCTGTGCCGTTTGTGCTACGAGCCTGGGAGAGACGTGAGGCAGGAGGAGAGGAGGCCGAGCaagcctgccccccaccccgaccaGGGTTAGGACTTAGGCAGGGGCACCCCAAACCGGGACAAGGCCCCCAGGGAATGGGGTGGGGCTTGATGCTGTGCTTGAAGTGGGTGAGgctgcagaggcagagagagggtgaGGGGCGCCTCTGCAGGGGAGGGTCGTCTGCCTCGAGAgccccaggggagggaggggggtggtgggcaCAGTGCTGCCCTCCCAGccagcccccccaccccgggaagGTGAGAGCCCAGAGGGGCAGATAGACCCATCTGGTTTTTAACACCCGTTTGTTAATAAAGCCTGAAACTGCTGTGcgcctgtctccctctctctgatGCCTTTTCCAGTCTGTCTCCGAAGCCCCCCTTACGTCTGGCTCCTCCTTCCCCGAGGTTGATATTAATTGTTGGCGGCGGGGGTGCTggactgggggcaggggaggcaaTGAGCTCAAGGCAGCCCCGCTCCCTGCCAGCCCTCTGACTCACGCTCCCCATTACCGAAGTTTTTCCACCTCACAGCTGCTTagtgcagagggagagagagagagagtgtgtgtgtgtgtgtgtgtgtgtgtgtgtgtgtgtgtgtgtgtagtcgcCCTCCCCCACCCAAGCCTTGACCCTTGGTCCCCCAACCCCTGACCCCAGTTTCCTCGGGAGACACGCAAGTTCAACCACGGCTCCCTCAGACAGGAGGCTGGGGACTTTTGCGCGCAGAtccggggtggggggatggagagAGGAGTTTCTCCATCTCTTTTCCCAATCCAGGAAGTTCTTCCTGGTGTCTGGCTGCAAGCCCTCTTGCTGCACCGGGAGCCCCAGTTGTGCCAGGTCTCCAACCCCAGCATCTGATGTGAATCCACCCTTGATGCCCTCTGGTCCCAGCACGCTTCCCTGGCTGGACAAGAGAGGAGGCAGATGGGTGGGCACCCCACCCGTGCACCCCTGTCCCCCAACGTACGCCCCTGCCTGGATGCTTCCCTGCAGCCTGCCGCCCCCAGGCCGGCTCCCAAGTGGGTGTTTGCAGTTGGacaccctccctcctgcctgccaccgccctcctccccaggcctcagCCGCCGGCcagccctctccccgccccccctccTGTCCCCTGCTGCCTCCTCGGCAGCCTCTCTTCCTCC encodes:
- the NAT14 gene encoding probable N-acetyltransferase 14, with the translated sequence MAPSHLSVREMREDEKPLVLEMLKAGVKDTENRVALHALTRPPALLLLAAASSGLRFVLASFALALLLPVFLAVAAMKLGLRARWGSLPPPGGLGGPWVAVRGSGDVCGVLALAPGSSAGDGARVTRLSVSRWHRRRGVGRRLLAFAESRARAWAGGMGEPRARLVVPVAVAAWGVAGMLEGCGYQAEGSWGCMGYTLVREFSKEL
- the ZNF628 gene encoding zinc finger protein 628 isoform X3, which encodes MVGSHTDMAPASTAEGAGEKPGPAAPAPTAQYECGECGKSFRWSSRLLHHQRTHTGERPYKCPDCPKAFKGSSALLYHQRGHTGERPYQCPDCPKAFKRSSLLQIHRSVHTGLRAFTCGQCGLAFKWSSHYQYHLRQHTGERPYPCPDCPKAFKNSSSLRRHRHVHTGERPYTCGVCGKSFTQSTNLRQHQRVHTGERPFRCPLCPKTFTHSSNLLLHQRTHGSAAAPAAGAAPAPPPREPGGKVLVSEAYLQRPLQTPSPPAPPPPAPPPVVPELFLAAAETTVELVYRCDGCELGFGSEELLLEHQPCPGPEAPPPPADAPSEPRKADPPPPPSLSPPSPLPQPPPAAAAPGFACLPCGKSFRTVAGLSRHQHSHGAAGGQAFRCGSCDGAFPQLASLLAHQQCHVEEAAAGRPPPQAEAAEVTCPQEPLAPAPAPAPPAPAPAPASAERPYKCGECGKAFKGSSGLRYHLRDHTGERPYQCGECGKAFKRSSLLAIHQRVHTGLRAFTCGQCGLTFKWSSHYQYHLRLHSGERPYACGECGKAFRNTSCLRRHRHVHTGERPHSCGVCGKSFAQTSNLRQHQRVHTGERPFRCPLCPKTFTHSSNLLLHQRTHSAERPFACPICGRSFVMAAYLQRHLRTHAPANATSGPAAPGAGPQPPAPLAAAPAPSATQDVHVLPHLQATLSLEVAGVTAQAPPPSPAAPNSQTFLLVQTAQGLQLIPSSVQPPTPPPPPAPPKLILLPSSSTGGGGSGARQGPRAVGKAGQGAGVVWLPGPGGLGVQGGSNTGASAGAQSLIVLQNVGAGEAGPQEVSGVQLQPLRPAPELTTVQLQPAPEVTTVQLQPVTGQLSNSSGGAVTTEAPNLLVVQSGAAEELLADPGPGEPGDGEASTGVVQDVLFETLQTEEGLQSVLVLSGADGEQTQLCVQEVETLPSGLAEPPTPGPPGQKLLIIRSAPATELLESGSVGGGAAALQLLAPPPPGSGSAPAGVPAAPASQMVQVVPAGAAPGGMTPQGLPSIQIVQTLPAVQLVHTF
- the ZNF628 gene encoding zinc finger protein 628 isoform X2, which codes for MCPVPLTGPPRGFGVEITRCVGGGGGSARPRLTRNPSPGVMVGSHTDMAPASTAEGAGEKPGPAAPAPTAQYECGECGKSFRWSSRLLHHQRTHTGERPYKCPDCPKAFKGSSALLYHQRGHTGERPYQCPDCPKAFKRSSLLQIHRSVHTGLRAFTCGQCGLAFKWSSHYQYHLRQHTGERPYPCPDCPKAFKNSSSLRRHRHVHTGERPYTCGVCGKSFTQSTNLRQHQRVHTGERPFRCPLCPKTFTHSSNLLLHQRTHGSAAAPAAGAAPAPPPREPGGKVLVSEAYLQRPLQTPSPPAPPPPAPPPVVPELFLAAAETTVELVYRCDGCELGFGSEELLLEHQPCPGPEAPPPPADAPSEPRKADPPPPPSLSPPSPLPQPPPAAAAPGFACLPCGKSFRTVAGLSRHQHSHGAAGGQAFRCGSCDGAFPQLASLLAHQQCHVEEAAAGRPPPQAEAAEVTCPQEPLAPAPAPAPPAPAPAPASAERPYKCGECGKAFKGSSGLRYHLRDHTGERPYQCGECGKAFKRSSLLAIHQRVHTGLRAFTCGQCGLTFKWSSHYQYHLRLHSGERPYACGECGKAFRNTSCLRRHRHVHTGERPHSCGVCGKSFAQTSNLRQHQRVHTGERPFRCPLCPKTFTHSSNLLLHQRTHSAERPFACPICGRSFVMAAYLQRHLRTHAPANATSGPAAPGAGPQPPAPLAAAPAPSATQDVHVLPHLQATLSLEVAGVTAQAPPPSPAAPNSQTFLLVQTAQGLQLIPSSVQPPTPPPPPAPPKLILLPSSSTGGGGSGARQGPRAVGKAGQGAGVVWLPGPGGLGVQGGSNTGASAGAQSLIVLQNVGAGEAGPQEVSGVQLQPLRPAPELTTVQLQPAPEVTTVQLQPVTGQLSNSSGGAVTTEAPNLLVVQSGAAEELLADPGPGEPGDGEASTGVVQDVLFETLQTEEGLQSVLVLSGADGEQTQLCVQEVETLPSGLAEPPTPGPPGQKLLIIRSAPATELLESGSVGGGAAALQLLAPPPPGSGSAPAGVPAAPASQMVQVVPAGAAPGGMTPQGLPSIQIVQTLPAVQLVHTF
- the ZNF628 gene encoding zinc finger protein 628 isoform X1 codes for the protein MLHLIESLQQPCRVDVMIPLWTPSVVQYAFIFEHLSCGRQDALGIWLSVKGTKSLRAQGADIFVGKPDSKQETETLWTQWTQWRASRLTLTRGEGSVLAGVMVGSHTDMAPASTAEGAGEKPGPAAPAPTAQYECGECGKSFRWSSRLLHHQRTHTGERPYKCPDCPKAFKGSSALLYHQRGHTGERPYQCPDCPKAFKRSSLLQIHRSVHTGLRAFTCGQCGLAFKWSSHYQYHLRQHTGERPYPCPDCPKAFKNSSSLRRHRHVHTGERPYTCGVCGKSFTQSTNLRQHQRVHTGERPFRCPLCPKTFTHSSNLLLHQRTHGSAAAPAAGAAPAPPPREPGGKVLVSEAYLQRPLQTPSPPAPPPPAPPPVVPELFLAAAETTVELVYRCDGCELGFGSEELLLEHQPCPGPEAPPPPADAPSEPRKADPPPPPSLSPPSPLPQPPPAAAAPGFACLPCGKSFRTVAGLSRHQHSHGAAGGQAFRCGSCDGAFPQLASLLAHQQCHVEEAAAGRPPPQAEAAEVTCPQEPLAPAPAPAPPAPAPAPASAERPYKCGECGKAFKGSSGLRYHLRDHTGERPYQCGECGKAFKRSSLLAIHQRVHTGLRAFTCGQCGLTFKWSSHYQYHLRLHSGERPYACGECGKAFRNTSCLRRHRHVHTGERPHSCGVCGKSFAQTSNLRQHQRVHTGERPFRCPLCPKTFTHSSNLLLHQRTHSAERPFACPICGRSFVMAAYLQRHLRTHAPANATSGPAAPGAGPQPPAPLAAAPAPSATQDVHVLPHLQATLSLEVAGVTAQAPPPSPAAPNSQTFLLVQTAQGLQLIPSSVQPPTPPPPPAPPKLILLPSSSTGGGGSGARQGPRAVGKAGQGAGVVWLPGPGGLGVQGGSNTGASAGAQSLIVLQNVGAGEAGPQEVSGVQLQPLRPAPELTTVQLQPAPEVTTVQLQPVTGQLSNSSGGAVTTEAPNLLVVQSGAAEELLADPGPGEPGDGEASTGVVQDVLFETLQTEEGLQSVLVLSGADGEQTQLCVQEVETLPSGLAEPPTPGPPGQKLLIIRSAPATELLESGSVGGGAAALQLLAPPPPGSGSAPAGVPAAPASQMVQVVPAGAAPGGMTPQGLPSIQIVQTLPAVQLVHTF